From the genome of Gimesia chilikensis:
GATAAAGTGCCTCAGGCTGACGCCAGCGTTTGGCATGACGGGCCAGTTCCTCACGTGCCTGCTCTGCAGAGTCCAGCTCACAAACAGTTTTACAGTACATGAGCGAGACATCGCCGAACTTGTATTCGGGGTCCGCTTCCAGAATCTGCTTGCAGCGCTGCTGGGCTGTTTCGAAGTCTTTGAACTTCATCTCGATTTGTGCTGCGCCCCACAAGGCCTGCAGGTTATCGGGTTCTTTCGCGAGTGCCTGTTGATAGGCTTCCAGACTTTTCTGATTGACGCCGGCGTCTTTCAGAGCGTCCCCCCAGCGGACAAACTGGTACGGATTCCCAATCTGCATGGCAGCCGTTTCCAGTTCATTCAGCCGTCGTTGCCGAAAAAAAGGCCGGGCAAATTCAGGCAGCTGAAACTGATTTGAAGGTAACCAGCGCAGGAAGAAATAGATCAGGGCGCCAAAAGGGGGGAAGAACAGGATCACCCAGAACCACAAGAACCGATCCGGATCTTTGCGCAGACAGTCGATCAGCATCCAGATCCAGAACACCATTACAACGATGCCAATCACGCTCTCCATGAATGACCAGAGAGGCGAAGGAGTTCCATACAAAGCCGGATCATTTAGATAGGGATCCGGCGGAGGTGTTGATACAGGTTCTTGTTGGGCAAACATCGGCACGCTTTATTTTAAGTTCGATCTTAGGAATCCAGCTTATTGCAGCCCCGGTACATCTCCGAGCCAGGAGGTATAATACATCGCCCGGGGTACGGTGGATTCGAGCAGCGCCTGTTTACGGTTTTCCACCTGCCCCGCTTCAGCAGTGCTGAGCAGAATATCTGCCAGCGAAGCCGGATGCGTGTATCGTATCACACGAACTTTCTCGAGTCCCGTTTTTTTCTGCAAATGGGCAATCGCATCTTCCTGATAGCCGATTTCATCGATCAAGCCATTCGCTTTGGCATCGGTGGCGGTGTAAATCTGCCCGGTCGCCAGTTTCTTGACCTGCTCATAATCCAGATCTTTGCGGTTGTCGGCAATGATGTTGATGAATCGCTGATACGACTCATCCAGGATATGGTCCCAGACATCTCGTTCCCGTTTGGTCATGTTCCGGAACGGATTCAACGCATCTTTGAACTCT
Proteins encoded in this window:
- a CDS encoding tetratricopeptide repeat protein; its protein translation is MFAQQEPVSTPPPDPYLNDPALYGTPSPLWSFMESVIGIVVMVFWIWMLIDCLRKDPDRFLWFWVILFFPPFGALIYFFLRWLPSNQFQLPEFARPFFRQRRLNELETAAMQIGNPYQFVRWGDALKDAGVNQKSLEAYQQALAKEPDNLQALWGAAQIEMKFKDFETAQQRCKQILEADPEYKFGDVSLMYCKTVCELDSAEQAREELARHAKRWRQPEALYLLATLEAEAGDHQAARKTLQGMLLDINASPRGIARKFVRWKSKARRLLKRLPRS